A stretch of Gambusia affinis linkage group LG10, SWU_Gaff_1.0, whole genome shotgun sequence DNA encodes these proteins:
- the LOC122838641 gene encoding cortexin-1-like, with the protein MLTSSSPLMNAFPFFSTLQPNTPTIQSVCKPCLRAPWRMNDVPTLDYESLMSPASSSLPSSPASGGSSPPFALVAVDTEQRTALAFVGLLMLFLVFLLVRCFRILLDPYSRMPASSWTDHKEGVERGQFDYALV; encoded by the coding sequence ATGCTGACTTCTTCATCACCTCTCATGAACGCCTTCCCCTTCTTCTCCACACTTCAACCCAACACACCCACCATCCAATCGGTGTGTAAGCCCTGTCTCCGGGCCCCGTGGAGAATGAACGATGTACCCACCCTGGACTACGAGTCGCTGATGTCCCCAGCCAGCTCCTCACTGCCCAGCAGTCCAGCCAGTGGCGGCAGCAGCCCTCCCTTCGCCCTGGTTGCGGTGGACACAGAGCAGCGCACTGCCTTGGCCTTCGTAGGCCTCCTCATGCTTTTCTTGGTCTTCCTGCTTGTCAGATGCTTCAGGATCCTGCTGGACCCATACAGTCGCATGCCTGCATCATCCTGGACTGACCACAAGGAGGGCGTCGAGAGGGGTCAGTTTGATTATGCACTGGTGTAG